The genomic window TTTTTTTAGATTCAATCTGAAGAACCTGTTCGCCGCTAGCTTCGATCCCTTCGCCAATTCTTTTAATTTTTTGCACATCATAAGCGGTTAATGCCGTAAATATCGCAATACCAATGAATGCCATAAACAAACTGAACTGTTCACTCTGAACAAACATATTAATTACACTGGCAATCACTAAACCAATTACGCCAACCATTAAAATCGGCCCGAATTTACTTAGATCGACATTGGTTGTGTAACCCATAAATGCCATAATTCCAAATATTCCGGCAGCTCCTGCAAAACAGCTCACTACTGAACCTGAAGTATAAGTTAACAAGATAAAACTTAAACTAACTCCAGTTAATACGGAATAAAGCACAAAAACGCCTATTAACGCTGGTAATGATAATCTGCTTAAACCAAATCCCATTAATAAAACCAGGCCGAGTGGTGCAAACATTGCTACGTAACCAAAAATTGACATGCTCACTTTACCAGTTGTAGGATTAATATTTAAAAGGTACTGCATTAACTGCTCATTGGTACCAAATAAATAGGCCGCTACTGTTGATAAACTCAATGCCACGAACATCCATAAGAAGACGTTGGCAAAGAATTTTTTAGAAACAGATTTTTCCTGTACAAAAACACTGTTGTCCTGATATTGATAATTTTGTTGTTCCATTTTAAATTTTGTGTATTTAACTATATAAAAATAAATATTTAGTTTAATCTTTTTGTCAGCAGTTCTTCAACTTTTTTAAAGAACTGTAAAGGTTTTAATGTGCGCCATGGCAGATGATCAAATGCACCACCAAAGTTAATGTAATAATCGATGTTATTATCGCGAAACTCAGTGATTACATGTTCCTGAAAATTTACCCCAACAATCCAGCCATCTTCTACTTCCTGAAACCATTCTTCGTAGTAACTGTCATCTGAAGCATGAAAATTCAGTACATTTTCACCGATCAGGATAAATTTATTAATGCCTTCATCCATCATCAGTTCTAAAATATCGCGTTTCAGCAGCATAATGTCGTTGTTAATGGCATCATTCCACTCTCCTATAAATTCTATAATGGCATAACTGCGATCATAATCGGCGTATAACACCTTCATGTATAGGGTATTCGAACCAAACTCGTCCCATTGCGGGTGCAGTAAAAAATTGTAAATCTGCTTATCGAAGTAAAGTTCTGAATATTCGGTATTGTAAAACGGCGAACGCTCATCTTCTGCCGAAATATAATCATCTCTCCACTGGTAATAAGGCTCAATTTCGTGCATGCTTCTTTCTAATTATTGAATCAGTGAGTTTTGAATGATTGAATGATAATGCTATTCTTTCATGCTATCATTCACTAATTCTTTCATTCACTCAATCCATCCCTCTCTCAATCAATTATTCGCTAATGTGTCCTGCTTCAACTGCTTTACGTACAC from Flavobacterium sp. W4I14 includes these protein-coding regions:
- a CDS encoding hypothetical protein (product_source=Hypo-rule applied; superfamily=51445), with the translated sequence MHEIEPYYQWRDDYISAEDERSPFYNTEYSELYFDKQIYNFLLHPQWDEFGSNTLYMKVLYADYDRSYAIIEFIGEWNDAINNDIMLLKRDILELMMDEGINKFILIGENVLNFHASDDSYYEEWFQEVEDGWIVGVNFQEHVITEFRDNNIDYYINFGGAFDHLPWRTLKPLQFFKKVEELLTKRLN
- a CDS encoding FtsH-binding integral membrane protein (product_source=COG0670; cog=COG0670; ko=KO:K06890; pfam=PF01027; superfamily=103473; transmembrane_helix_parts=Outside_1_27,TMhelix_28_47,Inside_48_67,TMhelix_68_90,Outside_91_94,TMhelix_95_117,Inside_118_123,TMhelix_124_146,Outside_147_155,TMhelix_156_174,Inside_175_178,TMhelix_179_196,Outside_197_224,TMhelix_225_247,Inside_248_251) — translated: MEQQNYQYQDNSVFVQEKSVSKKFFANVFLWMFVALSLSTVAAYLFGTNEQLMQYLLNINPTTGKVSMSIFGYVAMFAPLGLVLLMGFGLSRLSLPALIGVFVLYSVLTGVSLSFILLTYTSGSVVSCFAGAAGIFGIMAFMGYTTNVDLSKFGPILMVGVIGLVIASVINMFVQSEQFSLFMAFIGIAIFTALTAYDVQKIKRIGEGIEASGEQVLQIESKKMAIVAALSLYLDFLNIFLFLLRIFGSRK